A stretch of the Clostridium fungisolvens genome encodes the following:
- the rlmH gene encoding 23S rRNA (pseudouridine(1915)-N(3))-methyltransferase RlmH gives MNITLITVGKIKEKYLKDAIDEYSKRLKRYCKLDIIELPDEKTPDNASEKEELQIKEKEGQLILKSIKDTMYVVALDLKGNMIASEEFSTLIGDLGVKGESQLCFVIGGSLGLSKEVIQRANYKLCFSKMTFPHQLFRVMLLEQVYRAYRIMKGEPYHK, from the coding sequence ATGAACATAACCTTAATAACAGTAGGTAAAATAAAAGAAAAATACTTAAAAGATGCTATAGATGAATATTCAAAGAGATTAAAAAGATATTGTAAGCTTGATATCATAGAACTTCCTGATGAGAAGACTCCAGATAATGCATCGGAAAAAGAAGAGCTTCAAATAAAGGAAAAGGAAGGGCAGCTTATACTAAAATCAATAAAGGATACAATGTATGTTGTGGCTTTAGATTTGAAGGGTAATATGATAGCATCAGAAGAATTTTCAACTCTTATAGGTGACTTAGGAGTTAAAGGTGAAAGTCAGTTATGCTTTGTGATAGGAGGATCACTAGGCTTATCAAAGGAAGTTATACAAAGAGCCAATTACAAGCTTTGTTTTTCTAAGATGACTTTTCCTCATCAATTATTTAGAGTTATGCTACTAGAGCAGGTATATAGAGCTTATAGGATAATGAAGGGTGAACCGTACCACAAGTAA
- a CDS encoding SEC-C metal-binding domain-containing protein → MSLYSQWTDMVVDYVKTKGEAAFWSEYSDIERRIYTELLGSHNTVKKATIEKLAKDYNTTSEFVMGFVDGINESLKNPYDLENIAADQELVFDIDFEQLYFNMLDAKADYLYDLPQWDGIFSVEKRKEIAVQYRESKIARNENKIGRNDPCPCGSGKKYKKCCGKGE, encoded by the coding sequence ATGAGTTTATATAGTCAATGGACAGATATGGTTGTAGATTATGTTAAGACTAAGGGGGAAGCAGCTTTTTGGTCAGAATATAGTGATATAGAAAGAAGAATATACACTGAACTGCTTGGTAGTCACAATACAGTAAAGAAAGCTACAATTGAAAAGTTAGCAAAAGATTATAACACAACATCAGAATTTGTAATGGGATTCGTTGATGGTATAAACGAGAGTCTTAAAAATCCTTATGATCTTGAAAATATAGCTGCTGATCAAGAATTAGTGTTCGATATAGATTTTGAACAACTATATTTTAATATGTTAGACGCTAAAGCTGACTATCTTTACGATCTTCCTCAATGGGATGGAATATTCTCAGTAGAGAAGAGAAAAGAGATAGCTGTTCAGTATAGAGAATCAAAAATAGCAAGAAATGAAAACAAGATTGGTAGAAATGATCCATGTCCATGTGGAAGTGGAAAGAAATATAAAAAATGCTGTGGCAAAGGTGAATAG
- a CDS encoding lactate utilization protein produces MDLNVCWSNEKKIERTIEALNKNNINGYYIKSREELLEKVCDLVSEGETVSCGGSATLTETGLLDHLRSGRYNFLDRAIKGITKEEMKEVHRKTFSADAFLTSTNALTEAGELFNVDGGGNRIAAMLFGPDKVIVVCGVNKIVKNIEEAVERNKRVSAPINAKRLNRNTPCAKVGYCMNCSSNDRICNEYTVIKRQGDSTRMHVLILNESLGF; encoded by the coding sequence ATGGATTTAAATGTGTGTTGGTCAAATGAAAAAAAGATAGAAAGAACTATTGAAGCTTTAAACAAGAATAATATCAATGGATATTATATAAAGAGCAGAGAAGAGCTTCTGGAAAAGGTTTGCGATTTGGTTTCAGAAGGTGAAACTGTTAGCTGTGGAGGTTCTGCAACCCTTACTGAGACAGGATTACTTGATCATCTTAGAAGTGGAAGATACAACTTTCTAGATAGAGCAATTAAAGGTATAACAAAGGAAGAAATGAAGGAAGTTCATAGAAAAACCTTTAGTGCAGATGCCTTTTTAACAAGTACTAATGCTTTAACTGAAGCTGGAGAACTATTTAATGTAGATGGTGGAGGAAACAGAATAGCAGCTATGCTTTTTGGCCCAGATAAAGTTATAGTTGTGTGTGGAGTAAATAAGATTGTTAAGAATATTGAAGAAGCTGTAGAGAGAAATAAGAGAGTATCAGCGCCTATAAATGCAAAAAGGCTTAATAGGAATACTCCTTGTGCTAAGGTTGGTTACTGCATGAATTGCAGCAGCAATGATAGAATATGCAATGAATACACTGTGATAAAAAGACAAGGTGATAGTACAAGAATGCACGTATTAATACTGAATGAGAGCTTAGGCTTTTAA
- a CDS encoding 4Fe-4S binding protein: MPRRINKSDCVGCGTCQRVCIVGCITEEADKKRLINESACVDCGACQYACPKKCISQN, translated from the coding sequence ATGCCTAGAAGAATTAACAAATCAGATTGTGTTGGTTGTGGAACTTGCCAAAGAGTATGTATTGTTGGATGTATAACAGAAGAAGCTGATAAAAAGAGATTAATTAATGAGTCTGCATGTGTTGACTGCGGAGCTTGCCAGTATGCTTGCCCTAAGAAATGCATATCTCAAAATTAA
- a CDS encoding FusB/FusC family EF-G-binding protein, whose amino-acid sequence MKVFIKKHQYNYIKRCLNDLSNTYKTCSDSNVIDAFKAYTQDKIFNLFANLTEEEKELLSLNKITEPSHINNYLSNLDEYVYGMPVITNAQISKLFKKEKKLKLPDLNQENSKNVYLGWIDKSTNKLFVAYNMGEKLIGMACRITSTDSKKANICSLCNCIHVENEVAFVSPICKTSNASEGGYKSIGFTVCLDSVKCNERIESVEKLEDILKEVNNIKL is encoded by the coding sequence ATGAAAGTTTTTATAAAGAAACATCAATATAATTATATAAAGAGATGCTTAAATGACTTAAGTAATACTTACAAAACTTGTTCAGACAGCAATGTCATTGATGCTTTTAAAGCATATACACAGGACAAAATCTTCAATCTTTTTGCCAATTTAACTGAAGAAGAAAAAGAACTACTAAGCCTTAACAAAATAACTGAACCATCTCATATCAATAATTATTTATCTAATTTAGATGAATACGTGTATGGTATGCCTGTAATCACAAATGCGCAAATCAGTAAATTGTTTAAAAAAGAAAAGAAACTTAAACTGCCAGACTTAAATCAAGAAAATTCAAAGAATGTATACCTAGGTTGGATCGATAAATCCACTAACAAATTATTTGTAGCATACAATATGGGCGAAAAGCTAATAGGCATGGCCTGTAGAATAACAAGCACTGACTCTAAGAAAGCTAATATCTGTTCCTTATGCAATTGTATACACGTAGAAAACGAAGTAGCCTTTGTTTCACCTATCTGTAAGACATCTAATGCTTCAGAAGGTGGCTATAAATCAATAGGATTTACAGTATGTTTGGATAGTGTGAAATGTAATGAGCGAATAGAATCTGTGGAAAAACTTGAGGATATCTTAAAAGAAGTTAACAATATAAAGTTATAA
- a CDS encoding Rrf2 family transcriptional regulator: MKFSIGVEYALHCLLYMVKLEEGKSVGIRDLATFQGVSETYLSKVYAKLSRAGIIKSIPGVKGGYALARSAEEITFWNVVEAVEGSEPFFQCAEIRQNNILLDKDNLPDSHTKCPCLIKVVMLEAEDEMRKHLNSKTLAWLYDEVYNKKLPKDIERETIEWFNNSRK; the protein is encoded by the coding sequence ATGAAATTTTCAATTGGAGTAGAATACGCACTACATTGTTTATTATATATGGTAAAACTAGAAGAAGGTAAATCTGTGGGTATACGAGATTTAGCAACATTTCAAGGTGTTTCAGAAACATATCTATCAAAGGTATATGCAAAATTGAGTAGGGCAGGAATTATAAAATCTATACCAGGTGTAAAGGGCGGCTATGCATTAGCTCGTAGTGCAGAAGAGATAACCTTTTGGAATGTTGTTGAAGCTGTAGAAGGAAGTGAGCCTTTCTTCCAATGTGCAGAAATTAGGCAAAACAATATATTATTAGATAAGGATAACTTACCAGATTCACATACGAAATGCCCTTGCCTAATAAAAGTTGTAATGCTAGAAGCAGAAGATGAAATGAGAAAACACCTAAATAGTAAGACATTAGCATGGTTATATGATGAGGTATATAATAAAAAACTTCCTAAGGATATAGAAAGAGAAACAATTGAATGGTTCAATAATAGCAGAAAGTAA
- a CDS encoding methyl-accepting chemotaxis protein: MNKEKQKNSLGFRSIRVRLIIFFILICQIPLLAFALIANYQSKSTLYSKLKVTTTQEIDLTNKIIDNYFSIFSSSIDTMSELDDIKSDDDATVLNILKGFKDKNPDIINDYVGLANKKMTIYPQTTMPSGYDPTARPWYTDAIKNKGKVSFSSPYKDAATGKLVISLSKTIEKDGQVIGVVSIDLSLENLAKTFSNVKVGEEGYVYISDNQGVLISHPTASLVGTDEAKKQSFWSNVEKNQNGFEDYTFNGAKKYVSYDKNKVTGWIIFASMNESELTKDTKVLINTSIMDMLITLVINIAVAYGISTYIARNINKIRLGLNKAANGDLTHKVVINTKDEFSQLADSFNEMTTGMNTLISGVKESSLTMENTAVTIATMSEDVTTAIGDVAKTVDQVAAGSSEQAKDIEEGVYELQQLISELKVAYDQIENMTSLAMVTQDMTNDGITTMDVLSEKSVETNKSSQNIEEAVNDMTSSVGTIKSFTNIINEIAEQTNLLALNAAIEAARAGEAGRGFAVVADEIRKLAEQVTESTKEIGSIIDLVDSKSRNALNAMENTKTAISSQSEAVEQTKNNLQTISEFMGLLSESINSVKASIDVVDKSKDQIMENMQSMSAISEETAASTEEVSASTEEISATMDEFNQNAEVLKEISVTLEEKIDKFKLE, translated from the coding sequence ATGAATAAGGAAAAGCAAAAGAATAGTTTAGGATTTAGAAGTATAAGAGTAAGATTAATAATATTTTTTATTTTAATATGTCAGATCCCGCTATTAGCGTTCGCTTTAATAGCAAACTATCAGTCGAAAAGTACGTTATATAGTAAGTTGAAAGTGACTACTACCCAAGAAATTGATTTAACCAACAAGATAATTGATAATTACTTTTCAATATTTTCTAGTTCTATAGATACTATGTCTGAATTGGATGATATAAAAAGTGATGATGATGCTACTGTATTAAACATACTTAAGGGATTTAAGGACAAGAATCCGGATATAATAAATGATTATGTAGGCTTGGCTAATAAAAAGATGACTATATATCCGCAAACTACTATGCCTAGTGGGTATGATCCTACTGCAAGACCTTGGTATACAGATGCTATAAAGAATAAAGGAAAAGTTTCCTTTAGTTCTCCTTATAAGGATGCAGCTACAGGTAAGTTAGTTATTTCTCTATCAAAAACAATTGAAAAAGATGGACAAGTTATAGGGGTAGTATCTATAGATTTAAGTTTAGAAAACCTAGCTAAAACTTTTTCAAATGTAAAGGTAGGAGAAGAAGGTTATGTTTACATATCTGACAATCAAGGGGTGTTAATTTCTCATCCTACTGCAAGTTTAGTTGGAACTGATGAAGCTAAGAAACAAAGCTTCTGGAGTAATGTTGAAAAAAATCAGAATGGATTTGAAGACTATACATTTAATGGAGCTAAAAAATATGTAAGCTATGATAAGAATAAAGTAACTGGATGGATTATATTCGCATCTATGAACGAAAGTGAGCTTACTAAAGACACTAAAGTTTTAATAAATACTTCTATAATGGATATGTTAATAACTTTAGTAATTAATATAGCTGTTGCATATGGAATCAGTACATATATAGCAAGAAATATAAATAAGATAAGATTAGGATTAAATAAAGCGGCAAACGGTGATTTAACACATAAGGTTGTTATAAACACTAAGGATGAGTTTAGCCAATTAGCAGATAGCTTTAATGAGATGACAACTGGTATGAATACATTAATATCAGGAGTAAAAGAATCATCTTTAACAATGGAAAATACAGCTGTAACAATAGCAACAATGAGTGAAGATGTAACCACTGCAATTGGTGATGTAGCAAAAACTGTAGATCAGGTTGCTGCCGGTAGCTCAGAGCAAGCTAAAGATATTGAAGAGGGAGTTTATGAGCTTCAACAGCTTATAAGTGAACTTAAGGTTGCTTATGACCAAATAGAGAACATGACGAGCTTAGCAATGGTAACTCAAGATATGACTAATGATGGAATAACCACTATGGATGTGCTTAGTGAAAAATCCGTAGAAACAAACAAGTCATCGCAAAACATTGAAGAAGCAGTAAATGATATGACAAGTTCAGTAGGAACTATCAAATCTTTCACTAATATCATAAATGAGATAGCAGAACAAACTAACTTACTTGCTTTAAATGCAGCGATTGAAGCAGCTAGAGCAGGTGAGGCAGGAAGAGGATTTGCAGTAGTCGCTGATGAAATAAGAAAACTTGCTGAACAAGTAACAGAATCAACTAAGGAAATTGGTTCAATAATAGATCTAGTAGATTCAAAATCAAGAAATGCACTTAATGCAATGGAAAATACAAAAACGGCAATTAGCAGTCAATCAGAAGCGGTTGAACAGACTAAAAATAATCTTCAAACTATATCTGAATTCATGGGCCTATTGTCTGAGTCTATAAACAGTGTTAAAGCATCTATAGATGTAGTAGACAAGAGCAAGGATCAGATAATGGAAAACATGCAGAGTATGTCAGCAATATCTGAAGAAACAGCAGCAAGTACAGAAGAGGTTTCTGCATCTACAGAAGAAATATCTGCTACAATGGATGAATTTAATCAGAATGCAGAAGTGCTTAAAGAAATATCAGTTACATTAGAAGAAAAGATAGATAAGTTTAAATTAGAATAA
- a CDS encoding UDP-N-acetylglucosamine 1-carboxyvinyltransferase: MERLVINGGYKLRGVVEIAGAKNAAVAILPAAILASEGKSIIDNIPDIEDVHCLERILKGLGCTVNKIDNNTLEIDSSDINTVEACTADVRAMRASYYFIGAMLSRFKRAKVDLPGGCPIGVRPIDQHIKGFEAMGAEVIIEHGAVNIKADRLVGANIFFDVVSVGATINVMIAATMAEGVTVLENVAKEPHVVDVANFLNSMGADVKGAGTDIIRIRGVESMKGHNYSVIPDQIEAGTFMIAAAATKGDVTITNVIPKHLESISAKLLEMGAIIEEGDDSIRVAVDKPLRGVSIKTAPYPGFPTDVQQPMSTLLCVADGRSMITETIWESRLKHLDELKKMGASVKVEGRVAVLEGVSKLTGAIVKATDLRAGAAMVIAGLVAEGKTEICSIEHIDRGYPHIETKFRELGADIYRIQEE; this comes from the coding sequence ATGGAAAGGTTAGTTATAAATGGAGGCTACAAGCTTAGGGGAGTAGTAGAAATTGCTGGTGCAAAGAATGCGGCTGTGGCTATATTACCTGCAGCTATATTGGCAAGTGAAGGAAAATCTATAATAGACAATATACCTGATATAGAAGATGTTCACTGCTTAGAGAGAATACTTAAAGGTTTAGGATGTACTGTAAATAAGATAGATAATAATACTTTAGAGATAGATTCATCAGATATTAATACAGTAGAAGCATGTACAGCAGATGTTAGAGCTATGAGAGCTTCTTACTATTTTATAGGAGCTATGCTTTCAAGATTTAAGAGAGCAAAGGTAGATCTACCAGGAGGATGTCCTATAGGGGTTAGACCTATAGATCAACATATAAAGGGCTTCGAGGCTATGGGTGCAGAGGTGATCATAGAGCATGGTGCTGTAAATATCAAAGCAGATAGGTTAGTTGGAGCTAACATATTCTTTGATGTTGTAAGTGTAGGTGCTACTATTAACGTTATGATAGCAGCAACAATGGCTGAAGGTGTAACAGTATTAGAGAATGTTGCAAAAGAGCCACATGTAGTAGATGTAGCAAACTTCCTTAATTCAATGGGTGCTGATGTAAAAGGTGCGGGAACAGATATAATAAGAATAAGAGGAGTAGAGTCCATGAAGGGACATAACTATAGTGTTATACCTGATCAAATTGAAGCGGGTACTTTCATGATAGCTGCTGCTGCGACTAAGGGTGATGTAACAATAACTAATGTTATTCCAAAGCATCTTGAGTCAATATCTGCGAAACTTTTAGAGATGGGTGCAATAATTGAAGAAGGCGATGACAGTATTAGAGTTGCAGTGGATAAACCATTAAGAGGGGTTAGTATAAAGACTGCGCCATATCCTGGATTTCCAACAGACGTTCAACAGCCTATGTCTACACTTCTTTGTGTAGCTGATGGTAGAAGTATGATAACAGAAACAATATGGGAAAGTAGGTTAAAACACCTTGATGAACTTAAGAAGATGGGTGCATCTGTAAAGGTTGAAGGTAGAGTTGCTGTTTTAGAAGGCGTAAGTAAGTTGACTGGAGCAATTGTAAAGGCTACAGATCTTAGAGCTGGAGCAGCAATGGTTATTGCAGGTTTGGTTGCAGAAGGAAAAACTGAGATATGTAGTATTGAACATATTGATAGAGGATATCCTCATATAGAAACGAAGTTTAGAGAATTAGGTGCAGATATATACAGGATACAAGAGGAATAA
- a CDS encoding CxxH/CxxC protein yields the protein MSDYIEKLSCEDHVDVAIDEYIDQFEKFPTLENTDTGNCDYCNSKAVYKISGEK from the coding sequence ATGAGCGATTATATTGAAAAGCTAAGCTGTGAAGACCATGTAGATGTGGCAATAGATGAGTACATAGATCAATTCGAGAAATTTCCTACTCTAGAAAATACTGATACAGGAAACTGCGATTACTGCAATTCTAAGGCTGTATATAAGATTAGTGGGGAAAAATAG
- a CDS encoding pyridoxamine 5'-phosphate oxidase family protein, producing MFTEKFLEVLNHEGVVSIVTCANNKAHVANTWNSYLVIVEGNKILIPAAAMLNTEENINSNPEVKLTLGSKEVMGYNYMGTGFLLEGTAKFLKEGEHFKMMREKYPFLTRVLEVTVNSCKQTL from the coding sequence ATGTTTACAGAAAAATTTCTTGAAGTATTAAATCATGAAGGTGTAGTTTCTATTGTGACTTGTGCAAATAACAAGGCTCATGTTGCTAACACATGGAATAGTTATTTAGTTATCGTAGAGGGTAATAAAATTTTGATTCCTGCAGCTGCTATGCTTAACACAGAAGAAAATATCAATTCTAACCCTGAGGTTAAATTAACTCTTGGTAGTAAAGAAGTAATGGGTTATAACTATATGGGAACTGGTTTTTTACTTGAGGGAACTGCTAAATTCTTAAAAGAAGGCGAACACTTTAAGATGATGAGAGAAAAATACCCATTCCTAACAAGAGTATTAGAAGTTACAGTTAACTCTTGTAAACAAACACTTTAA
- a CDS encoding MBL fold metallo-hydrolase: MIFCSLYSGSSGNSIFVRSDSGKVLIDAGLPGKKIDSALSEIGQNPSEIDGIFITHEHSDHIKGIGVLSRKYNIPIYANEATWNAMENQVGKIKEENIRIIDKRSTIEVKDLEIKCFNIPHDAAGPMGYTIRSKGRSVSVATDFGTFTEEIKENIKDSEVILLESNHDIQMLKYGPYPYPLKRRILSEIGHLSNEDCGKAIVDILRGDEPKKIILGHLSNTNNHPDLAFQTVLNVLNDNNIKDGKDVYLTLADRHKPSSYIELK, translated from the coding sequence ATGATATTTTGCTCATTATACAGTGGTAGTAGTGGCAATAGTATATTTGTGCGTTCAGATAGCGGAAAAGTACTAATAGATGCTGGGCTGCCAGGGAAGAAAATTGATTCAGCTTTAAGTGAAATAGGACAGAATCCTTCCGAAATAGATGGAATATTTATAACCCATGAGCATTCAGATCATATTAAAGGTATAGGAGTTTTATCTAGGAAGTATAATATCCCTATATATGCAAATGAAGCTACTTGGAATGCCATGGAGAATCAAGTAGGCAAAATAAAAGAAGAGAATATAAGAATTATAGATAAACGAAGTACAATTGAAGTAAAAGACTTAGAAATTAAGTGTTTTAATATACCTCATGATGCTGCAGGTCCTATGGGGTATACTATAAGATCTAAAGGAAGATCAGTGAGTGTTGCAACAGACTTTGGTACATTCACCGAAGAAATAAAGGAAAATATTAAAGACTCTGAGGTTATACTTCTAGAAAGTAATCATGACATACAGATGCTTAAATATGGACCGTATCCATATCCTTTAAAAAGAAGGATACTAAGTGAGATAGGGCATCTCTCAAATGAAGATTGTGGTAAAGCAATTGTAGATATACTTAGAGGAGATGAGCCTAAGAAGATAATATTAGGACATTTAAGTAATACTAATAATCATCCAGATTTAGCGTTCCAAACAGTATTAAATGTATTGAATGATAACAATATAAAAGATGGTAAGGATGTTTATCTAACTTTAGCAGATAGGCACAAACCAAGTAGTTATATCGAGCTTAAATAA
- a CDS encoding DUF1540 domain-containing protein, which translates to MKHNDSIGCVVTECKYHAKDKNFCSLDQIMVVKHTPKAEDVECTDCGSFEEEGR; encoded by the coding sequence ATGAAACATAATGATAGCATAGGATGTGTAGTTACAGAGTGCAAATATCATGCTAAGGATAAAAATTTTTGCAGCCTAGATCAAATAATGGTTGTAAAACATACTCCAAAAGCTGAAGATGTAGAATGTACAGATTGTGGAAGTTTCGAAGAAGAAGGAAGATAG
- a CDS encoding CD3324 family protein encodes MKYSNAYNVLPDDIVKIIQEYVNGEYLYIPRREEEQKKWGENSGSRSTLKRRNEEIYLKYISGVAIFDLAKEYYLSDKSIRRIIGQQRKNVIKTNTE; translated from the coding sequence ATGAAATATAGTAATGCATACAATGTTTTACCAGATGATATAGTAAAAATTATTCAAGAATATGTGAATGGTGAATATTTATATATACCTAGAAGAGAAGAAGAGCAAAAGAAATGGGGAGAAAATAGCGGTTCAAGAAGTACTTTAAAAAGAAGAAATGAAGAAATTTATCTGAAGTATATAAGTGGTGTGGCAATCTTTGATTTAGCTAAGGAATATTATCTTTCAGATAAAAGTATAAGAAGGATTATTGGTCAGCAAAGGAAAAACGTGATTAAGACTAATACAGAATGA
- a CDS encoding 2'-5' RNA ligase family protein: MRYYLVALFDDDSYKSIEPIQKNLSKKYRLYKNLPTLHITLEVIENPNLDKLDEVISKIIKPYKKFKVELKDIICFGEPHKSVNLKVENKGYIKRLARNINDTLKLHGFSVRENISDWDLHVSLANTNFAQREWKKQEYEIACSTAKIEGFYNMAKINRIELWKPVNNKKDMVIKTYNLKTY; this comes from the coding sequence ATGAGGTATTATTTAGTTGCGCTATTTGATGATGACTCCTATAAATCAATAGAACCTATACAAAAAAATCTTTCTAAAAAATATAGGTTATATAAAAACTTACCAACCTTACACATTACATTAGAAGTAATAGAAAATCCCAATTTAGATAAATTAGATGAAGTAATTTCTAAGATAATTAAGCCTTACAAAAAATTTAAAGTTGAACTTAAAGATATTATTTGTTTTGGCGAACCTCATAAGTCTGTGAATTTAAAAGTAGAAAATAAAGGCTATATAAAAAGACTAGCGAGAAATATAAACGATACCTTAAAACTACATGGTTTTTCAGTAAGAGAAAATATAAGTGATTGGGATCTACATGTTTCACTTGCAAATACTAACTTCGCTCAGAGAGAATGGAAGAAACAAGAGTATGAAATAGCTTGCAGTACTGCAAAAATAGAAGGTTTCTATAATATGGCTAAGATAAATCGGATAGAATTATGGAAGCCAGTGAACAACAAGAAAGACATGGTTATTAAAACTTATAACTTAAAAACTTATTAG
- a CDS encoding condensation domain-containing protein, with product MERKYYDLSAAQKILLLSQKYTLHKQVNNVCTSILMDTELDFEMLKKAIQKAYERNDSLRVRLIKLDKEIKQYFLENEEPYIGYLDFRGKSLEEMENKLYKLASKPITGFEKQLSKVYMLHSFDGRCGIYFAVSHMILDSWAITTFFKDVLAVYDSLINHTDLPKPLYSYEELLIKDLDYKNTEAYKKDLEFWEKTLNISEPIFTDVNGVSVLEKYRAKHKNPNLRYAPIFSLFTKAKNVMLPVPKELVVSMEAFCTSNKLPMQSLVLLAYSNYFSKVNNKENDISIHTVVARRGTLKEKNSGGTRVHFMPLRIILKGDHTFKEGCEIISEKQNEIYRHSSISPLEVMDLWHKLFNIPQIGTYLSTALTFQPVKLVAPNGVRIETKWYGNGAAANPLYLTVMDGDGTGSLKFYYEYQTHRISFDTVQRLHAHMIKVFETGTSNPEVTIDALLNIN from the coding sequence ATGGAAAGAAAATATTATGACTTAAGCGCAGCTCAAAAAATATTACTTCTTAGCCAAAAATATACTCTTCATAAGCAAGTGAATAATGTCTGCACATCGATATTGATGGATACAGAACTTGATTTTGAAATGTTAAAGAAGGCTATACAAAAAGCATATGAAAGAAATGATTCCTTAAGAGTTAGACTTATAAAGTTAGACAAGGAAATTAAACAATATTTCCTGGAAAATGAAGAGCCCTATATAGGTTATCTAGATTTTAGAGGCAAATCCTTAGAAGAAATGGAAAATAAATTATATAAGCTAGCCAGCAAACCAATAACAGGCTTTGAAAAACAACTTAGTAAGGTATATATGCTTCATTCCTTTGATGGAAGATGTGGAATTTACTTTGCAGTAAGTCATATGATTTTAGATTCTTGGGCAATAACTACATTTTTTAAAGATGTTTTAGCTGTATATGATTCACTAATAAATCATACTGATTTGCCTAAGCCATTATATTCTTATGAAGAACTCCTCATAAAAGATTTAGATTATAAAAATACTGAAGCCTATAAAAAAGATCTTGAATTCTGGGAAAAAACTCTCAATATATCAGAACCAATCTTTACTGATGTAAATGGAGTTTCTGTACTTGAAAAATATCGTGCAAAGCATAAAAATCCTAATTTACGTTATGCACCGATATTTAGCTTGTTTACAAAAGCTAAGAATGTAATGTTGCCAGTCCCTAAAGAATTAGTAGTTTCTATGGAAGCCTTCTGTACCTCAAACAAACTTCCAATGCAATCGTTAGTGCTACTAGCGTATTCCAACTACTTTTCAAAAGTAAATAATAAGGAAAATGATATTAGCATACACACAGTAGTTGCAAGAAGAGGTACCTTAAAAGAAAAAAATTCTGGTGGAACTAGAGTTCATTTTATGCCTTTAAGGATTATTCTTAAGGGAGATCACACTTTTAAAGAAGGCTGCGAAATCATAAGTGAAAAGCAAAATGAAATCTATAGGCACTCATCAATTAGTCCACTTGAAGTTATGGATCTATGGCATAAGTTGTTCAATATTCCCCAAATCGGCACATACCTTTCAACAGCATTAACTTTTCAACCAGTAAAATTGGTAGCTCCTAATGGAGTTAGAATTGAAACAAAATGGTACGGAAATGGTGCTGCTGCAAATCCTTTATATTTGACAGTAATGGATGGTGATGGCACTGGATCACTTAAGTTTTACTATGAATATCAAACCCATAGAATATCTTTTGACACAGTACAGAGACTTCATGCTCACATGATTAAAGTCTTTGAAACTGGAACAAGTAATCCCGAGGTAACCATAGATGCATTGCTAAATATCAATTAA